A portion of the Poecilia reticulata strain Guanapo linkage group LG23, Guppy_female_1.0+MT, whole genome shotgun sequence genome contains these proteins:
- the LOC103459507 gene encoding 3-oxo-5-beta-steroid 4-dehydrogenase-like, producing the protein MALTPIKHSIPLSDGNSIPLIGLGTYSNPQNTPKGTALAAVKRAIEVGYRHIDGAMIYCNEDEVGQAIREKIADGTVKREDIFYCGKLWNTFHPPELVRPTLERTLKELQLDYVDLYIIEMPTAFRPGDTFYPQDENGKSAYHKTDLCATWEAMEACKDAGLAKSIGVSNFNKRQLELILNKPGLKHKPVTNQVECHPYFTQPKLREYCQEKNIVIVGYSPLGTSRDPSWVNLECPPMLEDQLLTSIAKKYNKTTAQVCLRFNMQRGVVVIPKSFNLDRIKDNFQVFDFSLSEEEMKAIEGLNKNIRFVVLPFWADHPEYPFHEEY; encoded by the exons ATGGCACTGACACCCATAAAACACTCAATTCCTTTGAGTGATGGAAACAGCATACCTTTGATTGGACTGGGCACCTATTCCAATCCTCAAAAC ACTCCCAAAGGCACGGCCTTGGCAGCTGTCAAACGGGCCATCGAGGTAGGATACAGACACATTGATGGAGCCATGATCTACTGCAACGAGGACGAGGTGGGTCAAGCAATCCGAGAGAAAATTGCAGATGGGACTGTAAAGAGAGAGGACATCTTCTACTGTGGAAAG TTGTGGAACACGTTCCATCCCCCTGAGTTGGTACGACCTACTTTGGAGAGAACCCTGAAGGAATTACAGCTGGATTATGTGGACCTGTACATTATAGAAATGCCCACTGCTTTCAGG CCTGGAGATACGTTCTACCCACAAGATGAGAATGGGAAGTCTGCTTATCACAAGACAGACCTCTGTGCTACATGGGAG GCTATGGAAGCTTGTAAGGACGCTGGACTGGCAAAGTCAATCGGCGTATCCAACTTCAACAAGCGCCAGCTGGAGCTGATCCTTAACAAGCCTGGGCTGAAACATAAACCAGTCACAAACCAG GTTGAATGTCACCCGTATTTCACCCAGCCAAAGTTGCGTGAATACTGTCAGGAGAAGAACATTGTGATTGTGGGTTACAGCCCACTTGGGACAAGTAGGGATCCATCGTG ggtAAACTTAGAATGTCCCCCAATGTTAGAAGACCAGCTTCTGACCTCAATTGCCAAAAAGTACAACAAGACCACAGCGCAGGTGTGCCTTAGGTTCAACATGCAGAGAGGAGTGGTGGTCATCCCGAAGAGCTTCAACCTTGATCGCATTAAGGACAACTTCCAG GTTTTCGACTTCTCTCTGtcagaggaggagatgaaggcGATCGAGGGGCTGAACAAGAACATTCGCTTTGTGGTGCTCCCCTT TTGGGCTGATCATCCAGAGTACCCCTTTCACGAGGAATACTGA